In Deinococcus malanensis, one DNA window encodes the following:
- a CDS encoding extracellular solute-binding protein, giving the protein MIRTVTALTALLLAGTSLAQTKGSLTIYTGRAKTFVDPIVQQFERQTGIKVNVRYGTDAQLVAALREEGSRSPADIYWGNGVGALGELAAEGRFSKLGTALTRTVSDDYLPDTRSWLPTTVRFRVLAYNTGKIKPDQLPDSVLDLPKMTSLKGRIGWTVSYSSFQDFLAAMIAKHGEATTRQWIEGMKALQPKDYKSSNVGMLEAMRAGEIDVALTNHYYIQRVNRLSYPIDTYFFKNGDIGNLGNATGAGVLKTAKNRSNANRFLTTLTGKDAQNFFLSVNFEYPVIASTLQPTTMLPYSDVVKRSPRIDPTVLPKNIEKAQKLLRDAGLL; this is encoded by the coding sequence ATGATTCGGACCGTGACCGCACTGACCGCTCTTCTTCTCGCAGGCACCTCCTTGGCCCAGACCAAGGGCTCGCTGACCATCTACACAGGCCGTGCCAAGACTTTTGTCGATCCTATCGTTCAGCAGTTCGAGCGCCAGACTGGCATCAAGGTTAATGTCCGCTACGGCACCGACGCTCAGCTGGTTGCTGCCCTGCGCGAAGAAGGCAGCCGCAGCCCAGCCGATATCTACTGGGGGAACGGTGTGGGTGCACTGGGCGAACTGGCTGCCGAGGGCCGCTTCAGCAAGCTCGGCACCGCCCTGACCCGCACCGTGAGTGACGACTACCTGCCCGACACCCGCAGCTGGCTGCCCACCACCGTGCGCTTCCGGGTACTGGCGTACAACACCGGCAAGATCAAGCCTGACCAGCTGCCGGACAGCGTGCTGGACCTGCCCAAGATGACCAGCCTGAAAGGCCGCATCGGCTGGACGGTCAGCTACTCCAGCTTCCAGGATTTCCTGGCCGCCATGATCGCCAAGCACGGCGAGGCCACCACCCGCCAGTGGATCGAGGGCATGAAGGCCCTGCAACCCAAGGACTACAAGTCCAGCAATGTGGGCATGCTCGAAGCCATGCGTGCCGGCGAGATCGACGTGGCGCTGACCAACCACTACTACATCCAGCGTGTCAACCGCCTGAGCTACCCTATCGACACCTACTTCTTCAAAAATGGGGATATCGGCAACCTGGGCAATGCGACCGGCGCCGGGGTGCTCAAGACGGCCAAGAACCGCTCGAACGCCAACCGCTTCCTGACCACCCTGACTGGCAAGGACGCCCAGAACTTCTTCCTGAGCGTGAACTTCGAGTACCCGGTGATCGCCTCGACCCTGCAGCCCACCACCATGCTGCCCTACAGCGACGTGGTCAAGCGCAGCCCCCGCATCGATCCTACCGTGCTGCCCAAGAACATCGAAAAAGCGCAGAAGTTGCTGCGTGATGCCGGCCTGCTCTGA
- a CDS encoding D-alanine--D-alanine ligase family protein, whose amino-acid sequence MKKRILLLAGGQSGEHEVSLMSARSVLAALPRDQFDVTPVVISKQGRWLPPTGTQRALETGEAAGGGDLVLHRVASAEGYDAVFPLLHGPMGEDGTIQGLLTLAGIPFVGSGVLGSAVSMDKVMTKQVLASAGIAQVEWRLALRREWRDHPEGVTARAAELGFPLFVKPANLGSSVGISKVSHARDLQAALDLAFSLDRRVILEAMTSHKPREVEVGILGNDAPMASPVGELSFDSEFYDYETKYTEGRAQMHIPARMPREMSERVREMALHAFRALDCAGLARVDFFYVEETGELFLNEVNTMPGFTTTSMYPKLFEAAGIGYSELVTRLVTLALEER is encoded by the coding sequence AAGCGCATCCTGCTGCTGGCGGGCGGTCAGTCCGGTGAACACGAAGTCAGTCTCATGAGCGCCAGGAGTGTGCTGGCCGCGCTCCCCCGCGATCAGTTCGACGTTACCCCAGTAGTGATCAGCAAGCAGGGTCGCTGGCTGCCCCCCACCGGCACCCAGCGGGCCCTGGAAACCGGTGAGGCCGCAGGGGGCGGGGACCTGGTACTGCATCGGGTGGCCAGCGCCGAGGGCTATGACGCGGTCTTTCCCTTGCTGCACGGCCCGATGGGGGAGGACGGCACCATCCAGGGGCTGCTGACCCTGGCGGGCATTCCCTTTGTCGGCAGTGGTGTGCTGGGCTCGGCCGTCAGCATGGACAAGGTCATGACCAAACAGGTCCTGGCATCTGCCGGTATTGCGCAGGTGGAGTGGCGTCTGGCCCTGCGCCGCGAGTGGCGCGATCATCCAGAGGGCGTGACCGCGCGGGCGGCCGAACTTGGCTTTCCCCTATTCGTCAAGCCGGCCAACCTGGGCTCCAGCGTGGGGATCAGCAAGGTTTCGCACGCCCGCGACCTGCAGGCCGCCCTGGACCTGGCCTTCAGCCTGGACCGCCGGGTCATTCTGGAAGCCATGACCTCGCACAAGCCCCGCGAGGTTGAGGTCGGCATTCTGGGGAACGATGCGCCCATGGCCAGTCCGGTAGGAGAACTGAGCTTCGACTCGGAGTTCTACGATTACGAAACCAAGTACACCGAGGGACGTGCACAGATGCATATCCCGGCCCGCATGCCGCGCGAGATGAGCGAGCGCGTGCGCGAGATGGCCCTGCATGCCTTCCGGGCGCTGGACTGTGCGGGTCTGGCCCGGGTGGATTTCTTTTACGTGGAAGAGACCGGCGAACTGTTCCTGAACGAGGTCAACACCATGCCAGGATTCACTACCACCAGCATGTATCCCAAGCTGTTTGAGGCCGCTGGCATCGGCTACAGCGAACTGGTGACCCGCTTGGTGACCCTGGCGCTTGAGGAACGCTGA